The Planctomycetaceae bacterium genomic interval TCTTCAACAGGTTGGCGTAAGCGAAATCACAGATAGGCCTGCCGCCGTGCGAGAGTGGCGGAGAATCAGCGCCGCTGCCACTGGCTTGCAGTTGGAAACTGGGCTGTTGGACTTTGAGGGAGAGGCCCGCCAGGCGGAGGCCGTGCCAGGTACAGGGATATCTGTCACTACGGCAGCAAAGATATCAGGTATCAATAAGGGCACAATTTGGCGGGCTGCTAAAGCCGCAAAGATTGATAGCAACGGGAAGAAAGGGCGTTCCCTCAGACTGGACGACGCCTCGTTTAACCGCTGGCAGCTAGACTACGTCAAACGGGGTGAGAAGCAGGAAACAGATGAGGCCGTTCAACAGAAGTTTGACAAAATCAAAGGTGAATAACCTCGCAACGGGGGCAGAAACATCGTTGCACTGTCGTTGCGCTTAATCTTTTTTCAGGAAGCACCCCCCAATCTCCCAAGGCTTTCTGCCGCATTTTCGTTGCGCCAACGTTAGTCTCCGCTTGGCTCTGGTCTACTCGACGTGTCGGACGCGCAATCGGGCCGCCCGGCAGCGTGATTCCACTATGGAGTAAAGACCATGCAGACCACAGACAACGCAACCGACGGGCGCACCGTCAGCGGGATCAGGGACGCCCGTGAACAGTCCCTACTGCCATTGAAAATGACTGTCATTTTGCCCTTGGGTCGGTATGCTGAAGATCCGTTACGCAGGGAAGCCGCAATGGAATTCGAATTGACCGATCATGCAAAGACTGTGCTGCAGCAGCGAAACATCTCCCTTGATTGGGTTGAGCGGGTACTGAACGCTCCGCAGCAAACCGAGCCTGATTCGGAAGATGCCGCCCTTGAACATTGCTTGGGTAGAATTGAAGAGCACGGCAATCGCGTCCTGCGTGTTATAATCAATGTAGAAGCTCACCCCCAGCGGGTGGTCACGGCCTATTTTGATCGGGCGATGAGGAACAGATTATGAAGCTGATTGTGGACGAGAAGGCCGACGCGTTGTACTTGCGGCTGGACGATTCGGAGATTGTCGATTCGCGGGAAGCGGCGCCCGGGGTGGTGTTGGACTATGACGACAAGGACCAGGTCGTCGGGGTGGAGATTCTGCGAGTTTCAAAGAGGGCGCCCGGCCTGAATCTTCGGGAGTTGAACTTTCAGACGAGTTGAGGGCCCCGGGGACTTCGATTCAAAAATGTTTGGCATCGGGCGTCTGTGGCGGTAAATGCGGTACCGGTTTTGAGCGTTTGCAAAAAGGCGCGGTTGTTTGCCGAAAGTCTCCAAACCCCCCGAAAATGCACCGGAAAAGCACCTCAAAAGCACCCAAACGCTGGCCAGCCCGAAAACTGCATGAACCGCGGAGATCTTGGCGCGGCCTCGCTTCGCTCGGCCGCAACCAAAGGCGTTCCGGCACAGCAACATGGTGGGGGCTCCGCCCCCACGCCCACGGAGTTTGTCGCTTTATGGCTTCCGGCAGGGGTGGGCCTTTGCAGCCTCTGCCGGAAGCCCAATGCGATAACCTCCGGGGTCTGGGGCAGAGCCCCAGAATGCCGGCTGAAGAAAATCTTCGCGGCAAGAGAAGAAACTGACGGTTAGCATTGCAGAGCACGCAGAGAAGCAAATGGCTTAAAACAAGACCATCTAAGAAATGAAATAGGCGCTTTGCCATATGGACAGACGCTGGACTCCGCTGCGCTGCGTCCAGCCGTGAGAGCTCCTTCCCTTTCTTCTTCCCTCAGCGTCCTCTGCGACCTCTGCGGTGAGATCCCGCAATCGCTTCAGCGCCGCACGCGGGCGTTGCCTTGCCAAATGCTCCAGACCTGCTCTTCGTCGGCGGGCTGGGCGTAGTCGGTCAGCAGGGTCGTCGCCAGGGCGCCGGCGGCCCAGCCGAACTGCACCCACTTGGCGGCGTCCCAGCGGCGCAGGATGCCGTAGAGCATTCCGCCGACGAAGGCGTCGCCGCCGCCGATGCGGTCGAGGACGGTGATCTCGCGCGGCTGGGCGATGTGCCAGGCGTCGCCGGCTAGCAGGATCGCCCCCCACAGGTGGCGCTCGGTGCTGACGACTTCGCGCAGCGTCGTGGCAAACGCCGTCGCGGCGGGGAATCGCTGCTTGACGGCCTGGATCATGCCCTTGAAGCTCTCGATCTTGCCGGCCAGGTCTTTGCCGCCGGCGGCGGGGCCTTCGATGCCCAGGGCGAGCTGGAAGTCTTCCTCGTTGCCGACGAGGATGTCGGCCGCCGCTGCGATCTCGGTGAACACGCTGCGGAGCTCCGCCTCGCGGCCCTTCCAGAACGACGCTCGGTAGTTCAGGTCGAAGCACACGCGCGTGCCGTGCTTCCTGGCGGCGCGGGCCAGGGCCAGGCAGAACTCGCTGGTCTGCTCGGACAGGGCGGCGATGAGCCCCGACAGGTGGACGATCTGCACGCCCTCGGCGCCGAAGATGCGCTCGAGGTCGAAGTCCGCGGCGTTGAGCGTGCGGCCGACTTCGCCGGCGCGGTCGTTGTGGACGCGCGGGCCTCGGGCGCCGCTGCCGCAGTCGGCCAGGTTGAACTGGTGGCGATAGCCCCAGGGCCCGCCCTGCTCGACCTGCTTGCCTTCGTAGTCCATGTGGCGGCCGGCGAGATCGTCCTGGATGAACCGGGCGATGGGGCTGCCCTTGACGAACGTGGTGAGCACCTTGACGGGCAGGCCCAGGTACGAGCAGACGCTGGCGACGTTGGTCTCGGCGCTGGTGGCCTGCATGAAGAACGTGCTGCTGGTGTGCATCGGTTGGCCGTTGGGCGGCGTGAGGCGCACGCCCATGCTCGTGGGCACCAGCAGGGCGTATTTGCAGTTCTCGCGAAGTTCGATAGCCACCGGCGGCTCCTTCAGGTTGATCGTGACGTGCCCATCTAAGTACCGCATCGCCGCGTGCGCTTCAAGAGCGCAGCCGAGCGAGGACTATGGAGTGCGGCAGCCCTAGCTGCCGCTTTGGATGTTGCTGGGACGCTGTTGTGCCCGGCTATGCACAGCGGGACTGAACACCATCGAAAGCGGCGGCTGCTGCCGCCGCACTCCACATAGATTCTTCGTGTGGGCAACGCGGGCTCGTCTTACGATAGATGAAACATGAAAACAACGCACTGCATTCTGTTGCTCCTTGCATTGGCTGCCGTGCCGGCTACGGCTGCGCCGGGGCTGGACATTCCGCGGTTGGATGGCATTGCCATCGACGGCAAGGGCGGCGACTGGGGACAGGGCGGGTACCGGCTGGATGTGCTCGAGTCGATGAGCGGCAATGGCGCGGCCGCGGCTGGGCAGCGCGTCTGGGCACGCCTGGGGTGGGACAGCCGCGGCTTGCTGATGCTGGTACACATCTGGGACGACACGTGGATGGAGAACCCGCGCGGCGACCGCCTGTACGAGGGCGACTCGATCGAGGTGTTCCTGGGCGTTGCCGGCGGCCTGTGCCAGTGGGTCATCTCGCCGGGCATGGACGCTGCCCAGCCGGCGGTGCGGCAGCAGTTTTTCGACAAGCGCTCCGAGCCCGCGCGCGGGCGTCCAGCGCAGGCGCAAGTCGTCCGCACGCGCAGCGGCGGAGAATGCACCGTCGAGATCCTGCTGCCCTGGTCGGCAACAGGCGTCGAGCCGGCCGAGAGCAAGACCACGCTGAGCCTGCACTTCTGGGTCAACGATCGCGACGGGCACGTCGAGGACATCAGGCGAGTCTGGATGCCGGCTACGATCTGCCGCCTGGCGCGGCAGCCGTCGCCGGCGCGGGAGTTCATCCACTGGAGCGGGTTCGACGCCAGAACGATGCTCACGACGTTGGAGCTGCGCGGCGGCGCGGCGGCGGTCGGCAAAGAAGCGCAGCTCGTCCAGGGCGGCAAGGTCGTTTCGCGGGCGACTCTGGCGGCCGACGCTTCCGGATACGCCTGCGCCACGCTGCTGATGCCCGAACGCGGCGCCGGCGCCGAAGCAGCCGAGTTGACCGCGCAGGTGGCGGGCAAAGAAGTCGCCCGCGTCGCTCTGCAGGACAACGCCCGCGCCCGGGCCGAGCAGTTTCTCTTCGCCCCGATGGCCGCGACGCCCGCCGCGGAGTTCGACGGCGAGGCTCTGCCGACGCTGGATTTCGCTGACGCGGCGATGGTCGCCCGCGCGATCGGCTCTTACACGCTCAAGACCACGTACTACGACAGCCGCTATGAGATCGTCACGCGAGCGGCCAAGCCGGGGCGATATGGCGCCGTCGTCGAAGTGATGACGCCGCAGGGGCGGCTTTGCCGGCGGTTCGCCTCGCTCGTTCGCCGAGGCGGACCTGCGACCGAAGATCAGCGCCAGTGGTGGGTCGAGTTCAAGCGGCGGTTCTACGGCTGGGACAAGCGCTGGCCCAAGCCCTTCGTCTGCCCGCGGCCGAATCCCGGTCCGCCCGCGCCGGTGGTGGGGGAGGGCAGCGCCGCCGAGGCGGGCATGACCGCCGGCGCGGCGGCCGCCATCGACGCGGTGCTCACGCAGTGGGCCGCGGACAGCGACGAACCCTTCACGGCCGCCGTCGTGCGCCACGGCGTGATCGTCCTGAGCAAAGCCTACGGCGTGCGAGAGGGCAAGGCGATCAGCCGCGACACGCCGAGCTTCATGGCCTCGATGACCAAGTGCCTTTCGGCGACGCTGATGCTGACGGTTGTCGATCAGGGCCTGGTGGACCTCGACGCCCCGGTGGCGGAGTACCTGCCGCCGTTCCAGGCCGCCCGAATGAACAAGCCCCTGACGCTGCGGCACCTGTACACGCACACCAGCGGGATCAGCGGCTGGCACTGGGGCGCGGGGGAGCACGATCTCGAGGAGCGGCTGGCCGCCTATATGCCCCACGTGCGAGTGGGCGAGGCCTTCCTCTATAACGGCACGGGGTTCGACCTGGGCAGCAAGGTTCTCGAAGCCGCCAGCGGCGAGGCGCTGCCCGCGTTAGCGCAGGGGCACCTGCTGGGTCCGCTGGGCTGTCGCAACACGACGATGCCCGACGGCGGCGGGTCGGCCTTCAGCACCGCCGACGACCTGGTGCGCATCGGGCAGATGCTGCTCAACAAGGGCGCGTACGGCCGCATGCGGTTCATGAGCGAGCGGACGTTCGAGCAGTTGCTGCCGGTGCGGCTGACGAAGGTGCTGGGCCCGGACGCGGGGCAGGTCTACGGCCTGGGGACGATGTGGTTCGATTACGAAGGTTGGGGCAAGGGCGCCTTCGCCCACGGGGCCAAGTCTGAAACCGTGCTGCGGGTCGTTCCCGAGCACGACCTGGTGGTGGCTATCGCCCGCAGCCGCCGCGGGACCAACTTCGAGACCTACTATCCCCGATTCATCCAGGCGGTGCTGTCGGGGATCGATCCGCGATCTGCACGATAGACGGGAGAGTTCACCGCAGAGCACGCGGAGTTCGCAGAGACTGAACAATGACGGGGAGAAGCCGCCGTTCAGACATCTTTCCGTTCGACGCTGGCCCAGTAACCCCGGTAGTAGAAGTATCTGCCGGCGCGCAGGTCGTATCGCGGGGGCACCCAGACCCGGGCGGTGCCGGGCGGGAGCATCCATTGGCCGCGGACCCATTGATAGTCGCTGCCGGTCCAGTCCCAGTAGCCCGGGATCCAGACGTAGTCGTCGTCCGGGACGGTCGGGATCGACTCAGCCAGCGGCACCGGCGGGGGCGGCACTTCCATGCCGGCAGGGTCCGCGGGTATGGCCCAGACCTCGCATCGCATGCGGCCACACGCCCACCAGTTCAGGCACGAATGCCCGCACGATCCGGAGCTGCGGTCCTGGCCGCAACAGGCGCACCCGCCAGCGAGCAAGAGCCCAACCAGAACCGCCACGATCATCAGAGTCTTCATATGATTCTCCTCGCCATCGCATCAAACCCATGGCCGCCGACATGGCGTAATTGTAGCGCGGCCCGATGTTCATCATCTCCTTAGCATATCGCCCGCCGACTTTGGAGGGTATACTGTCGCGCATGTCGCTCAATCCCCAGGAATTGGACAGATGGGTCCGCCGCGCCACAACCCATCGGATCGTTCGGGGCGACGCGCGGAACCTTTCATTTATTGCGGATGAATCCGTGCATCTGGTCGTGACATCGCCGCCGTACTGGACACTGAAGGAGTATGAGCCCCATCCTGACCAGTTGGGGCATGTTGCAGATTACGAAGAGTTCCTTGATGCACTGCGGCAAGTCTGGTCGGAGGTTTACCGCGTATTGGCGCCAGGCGGACGTTTGGTTTGCGTGGTGGGGGACGTGTGCCTTTCTCGCAAGAAGAACGGCCGCCACGTCGTGGTGCCGCTGCACGCGGACATCTGCGTGATTTGCCGGCGGCTGGGGTTCGACAATCTCAATCCGATAATCTGGAACAAGATCGCCAACGCCAATTACGAGGTGAACAACGGCGGCGGGTTTCTGGGCAAACCGTACGAGCCCAACGCGATCATCAAGAACGATATCGAGTTCATCTTGATGCAGCGCAAGAGTGGTGGCTACCGAAGTCCCTCGATGGCGCAGAGAGAGCAGAGCAAGCTGTCCAAAGAGGAATTCCGCCAGTGGTTCCAGCAGATCTGGACCGTTCCGGGCGAATCCACCAGCCGACATCCCGCGCCCTTTCCG includes:
- a CDS encoding DUF2283 domain-containing protein; the protein is MKLIVDEKADALYLRLDDSEIVDSREAAPGVVLDYDDKDQVVGVEILRVSKRAPGLNLRELNFQTS
- a CDS encoding YXWGXW repeat-containing protein; its protein translation is MKTLMIVAVLVGLLLAGGCACCGQDRSSGSCGHSCLNWWACGRMRCEVWAIPADPAGMEVPPPPVPLAESIPTVPDDDYVWIPGYWDWTGSDYQWVRGQWMLPPGTARVWVPPRYDLRAGRYFYYRGYWASVERKDV
- a CDS encoding sugar kinase — encoded protein: MRYLDGHVTINLKEPPVAIELRENCKYALLVPTSMGVRLTPPNGQPMHTSSTFFMQATSAETNVASVCSYLGLPVKVLTTFVKGSPIARFIQDDLAGRHMDYEGKQVEQGGPWGYRHQFNLADCGSGARGPRVHNDRAGEVGRTLNAADFDLERIFGAEGVQIVHLSGLIAALSEQTSEFCLALARAARKHGTRVCFDLNYRASFWKGREAELRSVFTEIAAAADILVGNEEDFQLALGIEGPAAGGKDLAGKIESFKGMIQAVKQRFPAATAFATTLREVVSTERHLWGAILLAGDAWHIAQPREITVLDRIGGGDAFVGGMLYGILRRWDAAKWVQFGWAAGALATTLLTDYAQPADEEQVWSIWQGNARVRR
- a CDS encoding site-specific DNA-methyltransferase, which produces MFIISLAYRPPTLEGILSRMSLNPQELDRWVRRATTHRIVRGDARNLSFIADESVHLVVTSPPYWTLKEYEPHPDQLGHVADYEEFLDALRQVWSEVYRVLAPGGRLVCVVGDVCLSRKKNGRHVVVPLHADICVICRRLGFDNLNPIIWNKIANANYEVNNGGGFLGKPYEPNAIIKNDIEFILMQRKSGGYRSPSMAQREQSKLSKEEFRQWFQQIWTVPGESTSRHPAPFPLEVAYRLVRMFSFVGDTVLDPFLGTGTTSLAAMKSGRNSIGIDVEEKYLQMTRRRLEKESGSLFAETEIVFERQALDKIA
- a CDS encoding DUF4258 domain-containing protein, whose amino-acid sequence is MQTTDNATDGRTVSGIRDAREQSLLPLKMTVILPLGRYAEDPLRREAAMEFELTDHAKTVLQQRNISLDWVERVLNAPQQTEPDSEDAALEHCLGRIEEHGNRVLRVIINVEAHPQRVVTAYFDRAMRNRL
- a CDS encoding serine hydrolase, giving the protein MKTTHCILLLLALAAVPATAAPGLDIPRLDGIAIDGKGGDWGQGGYRLDVLESMSGNGAAAAGQRVWARLGWDSRGLLMLVHIWDDTWMENPRGDRLYEGDSIEVFLGVAGGLCQWVISPGMDAAQPAVRQQFFDKRSEPARGRPAQAQVVRTRSGGECTVEILLPWSATGVEPAESKTTLSLHFWVNDRDGHVEDIRRVWMPATICRLARQPSPAREFIHWSGFDARTMLTTLELRGGAAAVGKEAQLVQGGKVVSRATLAADASGYACATLLMPERGAGAEAAELTAQVAGKEVARVALQDNARARAEQFLFAPMAATPAAEFDGEALPTLDFADAAMVARAIGSYTLKTTYYDSRYEIVTRAAKPGRYGAVVEVMTPQGRLCRRFASLVRRGGPATEDQRQWWVEFKRRFYGWDKRWPKPFVCPRPNPGPPAPVVGEGSAAEAGMTAGAAAAIDAVLTQWAADSDEPFTAAVVRHGVIVLSKAYGVREGKAISRDTPSFMASMTKCLSATLMLTVVDQGLVDLDAPVAEYLPPFQAARMNKPLTLRHLYTHTSGISGWHWGAGEHDLEERLAAYMPHVRVGEAFLYNGTGFDLGSKVLEAASGEALPALAQGHLLGPLGCRNTTMPDGGGSAFSTADDLVRIGQMLLNKGAYGRMRFMSERTFEQLLPVRLTKVLGPDAGQVYGLGTMWFDYEGWGKGAFAHGAKSETVLRVVPEHDLVVAIARSRRGTNFETYYPRFIQAVLSGIDPRSAR